In Cygnus atratus isolate AKBS03 ecotype Queensland, Australia chromosome 14, CAtr_DNAZoo_HiC_assembly, whole genome shotgun sequence, the DNA window TGATGCAGGCATTGCCAGGTGGCCACAACCTGCGCTGCTGGTGGGGAAGGGGTACCTGGCCCCCCTGCTGCCcgcagcagctctggctgtgctgccatcagcCCGTGCATCTCTGGCTGGTGGCACAGGGTGGATGCAGGAggccctgggctgctgctcttcttcctgcagtgctggggtTGGTAGCAGTGACTGGCATCACTTGGCCCTGGGGAATCAGGGAGAGCTTTCAATCACTATCAGGAGAGCTTTCACATCGCtagccaggctgggctggcatCCTTGGCCTGGCTCtccaaaaacacaaacactcaAAGAGAGATTTGTCTAGTCAGACTTTCTGGTctatttctccctctctttccagGCAGAAGGACGTAAGAGGTGGAAAGGGCCAATCAAACCCTGGCAGCAGctatttagctatttttttaataaatatatatttagctattagcttttttaattattatttttgttttttagagaggaaaaaaaagagtctttcTGACAAGAATGAGCTAGCATCTTGCATCTAACTCTCAGGAAAGCAAGAAACAGATGTATCTGGATTCACTTGTGTTAGTGCCAGACTGTTCATTGTGCTACTGCCAGACTGTGACACATGGTCTGGGGTGCTGAGCTGTGAAGAACAGCTAGTAGATTTTGGTTTGGGCAGGCCTATTAATGTGAGTCTGACCCAGCTTCTTCAACCAGGACAGATCACTGCAacatataatttgttttcagcctCACGCATCACGTCTGAACCAGGCAGAGCTACCCAGACACATCAGGACATTGGGACAGAGCAATTAGGTTCTGTGGCAGCTGTACTAATCCATTTACATATTTGCAATCAGCTCCTAGCTTTCTGATGAGCCTGCAAACCTTGTTCATATTgctttttcaagtgtttttgtttatgCTTTGTTCCAATTAAAATTGCTGTGAGATTAGGCAGGGATTGTAATAACAGCCTTGTGTTCAACGGAACGTCTCTGGCAAATATCTTTTAAACTCATCAGTATATtaatgtgtggtttttttttttctccttattgtTTTATCAACACTAGTCCAGAGTGATCTGCGTACAACAGCACAACTTCAGAGAGGATGCTTAAATCTGGATATATGGATACAAGCACTATGAGGCACCCAGGTTGAGTGGTTTTAGCTTTGGTTCTATTAATCAGGacacattttctgaaacaaaaatagccTCAGTTGACTATGAGATGGCAGGGTCTCACTCTGCTCTGACAAAATTAACGGGTGCTGATGGTCCCATCTGttacttcttttcctctgcatttgtGCAATACTCTTTATCCCAGGTCCTGGCTGGACTAAGGAAAACTGAACAGTCACCTCCTGTTTTGCAGACAGAGGCAAATCTACAAAAAGCCAGGGAATCAGGCATGCTGATACCGTGCCCTTTAGCCAACGCTGCCTCCTGGAATGCTGCTAGTTCTCCAGGCAGGCATTGTGAACTGCTGTATGATGGGTTAGACCCTGGGAAAGGTTTCCAATGGCTGAGACAGAGAAGTTCTGGAATGAGTGGTCTCTGTATGGGATTGTTCAAAGGGGGCTCTCTAAAACATGGGCTAGACAAAtatttataagaaatattttaggcAGGGTAGCTTCAACCTTGGTGATCTCCTAGGAGCTATCCTGAGATCCTCCTCAGCTCAatcttcagtgtttctttctaaaaattacACTGTTTTGTCATGTTAGCTTGAGGGCAGTGTCTCAGACCTGGTGATAAGAACTGATACTGCCACCTGATTCTGCTAGTTAATTAAGGGCAGTTGTTAATTGATCACAGTCACCTTTATGTTTCCTTCTAGTGCATCCTTCGAGATGTGATCTCAGCTGCAGTACCTCAGCCTAAAAGCTAGTAGAGTCCAGGCTGCAGGGGGCACAATCTATGTGACAAGTGCATGCTCAGGTTGGCATCAGTCATGGCAATGAGCACGGAGCGAGGCTAAGGCTGTGCAGAATGTTCTTTCCTTCCGAGAGGAATTTGCAGTCAGTTTGAGCAGCAGATGCTTTCGAACACAGAgatgacagaaacaaaagaggTGTCACTTACCTCCGGGCTAATGTAGGCTGACTTTCAGGGGGATGCTGTTCTCTGACAAGcatccctcccagctccctgcctgcctccccccaAGCCCTCACTGTGTCTTCTGAAGAGGAGAACTCAGACCAGAACATCTCTCTGTGTGAAAATTGTTCTGATGAGAACAACCCTTTTGGCTTAAAATGCTTGGCTAGCTAACAAAAAACAGCTTGCTAGACCCCTGTGGTCAGCAGACTGTTAAAAGAGACACAATTCATCAAGTTTGCCCTCCTTTTTGATGCATGACTCCCTTTACTATCTGACCATGTGCTGAGGACTTCCCTGGCCAGCTGACCATGTAGTGATGTTCTGCTGGGACAGATTCCAGCCGTGTCCTTCATGCCTTATGTATTACCTTGTGatgcctcctcttccttctgaaCCTGAGCAGCTCTTTGTGCTGCCGGGACACAAAGTTGACGGCAGCATACTCTAGAAGTGCAGAGAACACAAACAGCAAGCACACGGCCATCCAGATATCTATGGCCTTCACGTAGGACACCTAGGAgtcagagggagagagagggatgTGATGGCATGTTCATCCaaatgcctttttgtttgtCATTGTTCATGTTACTTCCAGGTCTTTGGAAGAATTTGAGCAAGCCATGGTATGGTTGACATCTGCTCTTGGATAATAAAATCTACCTCATTTAACACGAATGTACTAATAGGTCAGTGAAACTTCTTGTGGACTAATTAGTAGCAATAATTTCACAGTTTAAAATTTATCCACGTCTTCACTGTAATGGTTTACACACAGGGAAAATAGAAATCTAAACTGACTACACCAGAAGCCCTTCATAGCAGCCAAATTTAGAGCTATTATGAAAGTatgagggacaaaaaaaaaaaaaaaaaaaagtggataaaAGCTGAACTGTATGGTGCATATCCCTGTCTGCTTGTTGCAGGTGTTTGTAAAGTGCAGAGCTCCTGGCTTCTGGGAGCTGAAGTGGATCTTGGGATGAGCACTTAGGGAAAGTTTTACTGCTTGTCATGGAAACTAAGCTAAATTATATGTAGGAGGAGGCTGGAATTTGCTCTGCTTGCCCTTAAAGTGGAATAGTGCAATGGCAGCAGAATACCTCTTGTGTTGAGCAGGAGGATCCGTGTTGTGGCTTACACATATTCTGTCCCCAGAGAGTGATCGTTTTGCCCCTCAGTGAAGTTAAGGGTGTTCCTTACCTTGGGCAGTGACGCTCGGGAGCCTGAGCTCTGAGTGGTCATAGTGAGCACCGTGGTGATCCCCAGGCCAACTCGAGCTGGTGCAGCGTCCATATTGATCCAGAAGGAGATCCAGGACAGGATGACAATAAGGAGGCTGGGGATGTACATCTGGATCAAATAATAGCCCATCTGCCGCTCCAGGTGGAAACGAGCTTCTATACAGGTGAATTTGCCTGAGAATGACAGGAGATAAATGTAAAGTTACTGGTAAGGTACGGTGAGCCTCTTGGTTTCAGCTGTTGTCTGGGGACTTTCCTCACACTGCCTAGAACCAGAATCTTGTGAGATGAGGACATACACATCATCTGACCAGTTCAGAAATATGTACATAAATCATCATAGCAAAGCAAGCTTTTGACAGTATGTCCTTTGTCAGTTAAATTTTACCTGCTCCCTTGCATCAAAGGAAGATGGAGGGAGAAAAGGTCCAAGCCAAACTCCCTTGAACTGATGCAGATGTTATGGGGACAAGATGGTTCCAATTTTTGTGTCTATTAGCTTTTTATTGTCtatatacgtatatatttaCTGGCAACATATCTACGTGTGTTTCTAGTTATGTTGTTCCTGGCTGGGTAGAACAAGGCTTATGTCACCAGACTGCCATCAGACCTAGCAAGAGATTCTGGCAAATGCATGGTCTTGAATTCATCTCTGATGAATATAGGGGCTAAGGGTGAAGAGTACTGACCTGTGTTGTAGTGCTTTGTGCAGTATCTcaagtctttttcttctttgaggaTAAACTGAGGCAATGTCAGCCCATCAGCAACTTGCACGGCTCCTTTTTCTTGCCACTCAAATATTAGATCATTCATTGTGTAGCCAACTGTTGAGAGGATGGAACAAACAGCATgtgaaataaatactaaatactgACATGGGAAGGGACAGACTTGTAGAAGAGAGTTATGCTTGGAGGCAGAGGCTGAACCTGGTGTTCCCAGGCAATGCTGTAATGGGTGGGATTTCGGTTGAAGCAGAACTGCTTATGCATGTGGTAAAAGCTAGGGCAATGACCTCTGCTGGGGCAGTGATGGTGTTCAGTGAATAGTCTGACATTTTTACTTGAAATGAACTGGTTGAGCTATTTATGTTTTCAAACCTGACCTCTTTCTCTGAATGAAGTTAttcatcttcttttcctcctttgggATAAGCAGCATGTGCAGGGGGCAAATATTCAGCTAGAGAGAAAAACGTCCCATTTGCAGCTGAGAGCACTTTCACCTTTCTCCTCCAAAGTGAAAGGCCAATGTAAATACAAGCAAGCCAGGGTTTCTATCACGGGACCTTCTGAGGTTTAGCTTCTCTAGGAAATGTCACATGTGCTGAATGAATGGAAATCCTGAGCAAATACTTCTTGGGATGGGGCAAAGAGTGATGAACCCCTGAGTGGGGGGTCTCTAACCACACACTGGCTTGAAGCAGTTTAGAGGCTGGTTCTTGTTTTGGTGACATCTGAACTGACTTTGCCCTCATTTGTTCTAAGAGCTTTGCTGTCTCTGATGGCAAACATTATTGCTGGCGTTGGCCAAAGATGTAGGTGCAGATGATTGTGTGGGGTTTGCAGAGGGCATgccagcagggaggagcagcagaaacaaggCTGGAAGAGAGGTGCCCCAGGCACACACAGCAGAGCAAGCCTGTCCCAGCTGTCCATCCTCTGCTCTCTTCCATGCTGGGAGAGCCCAGTGAAGGCTGAtctgggaaggagctgcagctggggagggagatggcagaggagagggagaggggaaacaCATTGTCTCCTCTCTGAGATGGAGACATGCGCAGGACTCACAGCTTTCTAACTGCATGATGCACGTCTGTACATCCATGGGGAAGTTCTTCAGGTCCATGGGGCAGGCCAGAGTCAGCGTGATCCTGAGGACAGAAGAGAGCACAGGGGAGTGCCAAGCAGTCTGGGGTATGGATGAAGGGGTGAACCCTCTCAGACACCCAGCATTGCATACAGGCTGGTACCTTGCCCAAGACACACTGGCGTGCTGGAAGTAATGACTGATTATTTACCCCTTCCCTGTCCGAGCTTTCACACATGGTGTTGGAAAGAAATGTCAAGAATTGTGtctgtgaaataatttccatCCGAGTTGCCTGCTGCAGGTGGTGTTTCATTGTAATACTGCTTTGGACAGTGCAGAACAGAGAGCTCCCACATCAGACAGTTTTGCTGCTTCTATCTTCATTTCTTGCCTCAGGCTCAAAACAGTCTGGATTAACAGCAAGCCCAGACTTATCCTACGGACCCCCCAGATACATTTCTAGAGACTGGGACTGTTTGGAAATCTTTGAACAGAACATTTCtgtgtcagggaaaaaaaaaaaaaaaggaagtttggTCAAGTTCACAGGTTTCTGTGGGGGAAAACGGAGACTTTGGTAGGATTTTATGCAAGGAAAATGCCCTTTGGTAAGTCAGTAGGAATCTCTGTATCTTCCTGAATTCCTGCTGTACTTCTTGAGACCTTTAGTTTTGCCTTTCAAGCTCCATTTTCCACTAGGTGCTGGCTGCATTTCCTGTGGTATGTTGCTGCGCTGCCCTATACGATGATCTGTGCtcaaattgtttgttttgttctacaAGCTGATATTAAATGATTTGATTCAGATAGCTAGACTTGTGTTATTTGGTTTGATAATGCTGAAAATGCTGTTCGCTAGAGTGTTcaaatttttcagctttttgcctTCATCTAGAAATAGCAGAATTTCCTGGGGGACAGGAATTGAATTTTTCTATCAGACCTACAGGGCATGTTGTGACAGAAGATGTTGTGAAAGAAGACAGAATTGACCTgttcaaatgttctttttatgaaagcaacagcattttctgtatttaaacaaGCACCTGAGCAGAAAAGAGCCACCACTAGCTTTTGTccactttgtttttctcattgcaTCTTTGGCAGGGGACTCCATCTCTGACCAATCAGAGAGATAAGCCTTCAATTATGTCTTTAAACAAGCCCCTTGGGAAGAATTCATGTTAAATATCTGCCAGATGTGACACAGGGTTGACTGTGGCTGCAGCTATGCCATGAGACAGACAGCACACACATGCTGGACAAGTGTGTGCTGAGAAGGGATCAGGGAGCAAAATCCTTGGGGGTGTTTTTGGGTGAACCTAGGGCTAAGACTGCTGAGCTTTGGGTCCATGAGACAAAGTCCACCTTCTTGTGAGAGCCTTAACTAAGGTTTGACTATTGCATATAACCATAGCCCCAGCAGgaggacctccagaggtccctttccaCCACATGGCTATGACTGTTAATGGAATGCTCCCCCAcctaaaaaaatacaactcaATTCCTTTTATCCAGTGGCATGCTCCAAGTCTCCATTTCCTCATGTTAGGCATATACAGGAGGATCTCAGCTCCACCCTCCTCCATTTGGTGGAGCCCTCCCCAGTCAGTCACCTCACCTGATGCTGTAGAGGACGTTTCCATTTCTGGAGATCCTCAGCAGCTTGTTGTCTGTGGTAATCTCATGGAAGTGGGCTCCTTTCTCATTAGCAAAGAACAAGTCAGGCTTCCAGATGGAGTCCAGCATGGAGGGGTCCAGGTCCAGAGAATCATCAGGGTATTCATTGTATGCCAGCCGTGGGTCATTCCATTGCTGTCGCAAGAAGATGTTCACCCGGTAATCCTGCATGGTGTAAGCAGGGAGCAAAGAAACACAGTCAGTGCTCAGGGCAGGTTGAAAGTGCTGAGAAATGGTGGGCATGTGCTAAAATTGCTCTCAAAACCAAACAGCTAAACCTATGTTCCCAAGTTATGGCAAGCCTTCTGACATTATTTCTCAAGgagctgttgttatttttagcCCTGTAGCTTACAGCTATCTCATAGCATGTGCAGTTGTCTATCTTTGCATCCTTCCATCACAGCAATCTTCAGCTGTGTGTGAAGTGTCAAGACCTCTAGTCCAGACCCCGGGGCTGGAGAAGCAACGCTCAGTTGCAGATGTCATAAGGGCTGGTATCAGCAAGACAGCTGTGGCAGAGAATTGAGAGGAAAGGGACATGGAAGCCAGCTTCCTTTCAGTGTTGAACCATCCCATTTTCTGACTATTTGTGGTTCCttcagacttgaaaaaaaaaaaaggtagagtGACAAAGGCAGTCCACGGAAGGGAGACCTGTGTGTGCACTAATGTAAGGGTAACTCAGCTGAACTGATGGGACCAGATGCCCTTAATGAGAGTATGAACACGGAAGGGATGCGCATAGAGTCTCCTCTTCTAACCATAAGCAGGTGTtctgttttcccctctcccaaGTTAAAATGTCATAAATGTTACAGATTTTGTAGGCTAGACATCTTTAATTGTAGGtagccccccagcaccacacTAAGTGATATCTGCTTCATAACCTTCTGTCTTACAGCTCCCCTGAGCTCTCCTGGACAAGACTGGCTGCTGAGGTCTAGCCCAAACGTCCCAGATGCTCTCCTGAACAATTAAAGATAGTTTCTTCTCTCCCAGGGTGATCTGGTGATCTGCATGCCTCTTTTCTGCCGAATTTCACATAGGAAAGTTAGCCAGCAAATCTAAATGGGGAGAG includes these proteins:
- the GLRA1 gene encoding glycine receptor subunit alpha-1; the protein is MCNVNALGVYVWETIVFFSLAASKEAEAAARSAPKPMSPSDFLDKLMGRTSGYDARIRPNFKGPPVNVSCNIFINSFGSIAETTMDYRVNIFLRQQWNDPRLAYNEYPDDSLDLDPSMLDSIWKPDLFFANEKGAHFHEITTDNKLLRISRNGNVLYSIRITLTLACPMDLKNFPMDVQTCIMQLESFGYTMNDLIFEWQEKGAVQVADGLTLPQFILKEEKDLRYCTKHYNTGKFTCIEARFHLERQMGYYLIQMYIPSLLIVILSWISFWINMDAAPARVGLGITTVLTMTTQSSGSRASLPKVSYVKAIDIWMAVCLLFVFSALLEYAAVNFVSRQHKELLRFRRKRRHHKSPMLNLFQEDEASEGRFNFTAYGMGPACLQAKDGISVKGANNNNTANPVPPPSRSPEEMRKLFIQRAKKIDKISRIGFPMAFLIFNIFYWIIYKIVRREDVHNQ